A region from the Ursus arctos isolate Adak ecotype North America unplaced genomic scaffold, UrsArc2.0 scaffold_6, whole genome shotgun sequence genome encodes:
- the CEBPD gene encoding CCAAT/enhancer-binding protein delta: MSAALFSLDGPARGAPWPAEPAPFYEPGRVGKPGRGSEAGSLSEPGAAAPAMYDDESAIDFSAYIDSMAAVPTLELCHDELFADLFNSNHKAGAAGAGAGALELLPGGLARAHGPGTAGPRPLKREPDWGDGDAPGSLLPAQVAACAQTVVSLAATAQPTPPTSPEPPRCSPGPSPAPGPAREKSAGKRGPDRGSPEYRQRRERNNIAVRKSRDKAKRRNQEMQQKLVELSAENEKLHQRVEQLTRDLAGLRQFFKQLPSPPFLPAAGAADCR; the protein is encoded by the coding sequence ATGAGCGCCGCGCTCTTTAGCCTGGACGGCCCGGCGCGCGGCGCGCCCTGGCCGGCAGAGCCCGCACCCTTTTACGAGCCGGGCCGGGTGGGCAAGCCGGGCCGCGGGAGCGAGGCGGGGAGCCTGTCCGAGCCAGGCGCCGCTGCCCCTGCCATGTACGACGACGAGAGCGCCATCGACTTCAGCGCCTACATCGACTCCATGGCCGCCGTGCCCACCCTGGAGCTGTGCCACGACGAGCTCTTCGCCGACCTCTTCAACAGCAACCACAAGGCTGGCGCGGCAGGCGCCGGTGCGGGCGCCCTGGAGCTGCTGCCCGGCGGCCTCGCGCGTGCCCACGGCCCGGGCACAGCCGGCCCGCGTCCGCTCAAGCGCGAGCCCGATTGGGGAGACGGCGACGCGCCCGGCTCGCTGCTGCCTGCGCAGGTGGCCGCGTGCGCGCAGACCGTGGTGAGCCTGGCGGCGACCGCACAGCCCACACCACCCACGTCGCCCGAGCCGCCGCGCTGCAGCCCCGGGCCGAGCCCTGCTCCTGGCCCGGCCCGGGAGAAGAGTGCGGGGAAGAGGGGCCCGGACCGCGGCAGCCCGGAGTACCGGCAGCGGCGCGAGCGCAACAACATTGCGGTGCGCAAGAGCCGCGACAAGGCCAAGCGGCGCAACCAGGAGATGCAGCAGAAGCTGGTGGAGCTGTCGGCCGAAAACGAGAAGCTGCACCAGCGTGTGGAGCAGCTTACGCGGGACCTGGCCGGCCTCCGGCAGTTCTTCAAACAGCTGCCCAGCCCGCCCTTCCTGCCGGCCGCCGGAGCCGCCGACTGCCGGTAA